One genomic window of Lytechinus variegatus isolate NC3 chromosome 1, Lvar_3.0, whole genome shotgun sequence includes the following:
- the LOC121412993 gene encoding probable protein phosphatase 2C T23F11.1 has translation MGQTLSEPVTVKETSTASNHFVKVGASSMQGWRINMEDAHTMILSIDGENASFFAVYDGHGGAKVARYAGEHLHRKLTNQPTYKTGNIHLAIRESFLNLDEDMLKDETMKDEPAGTTALVAVLKNNKVYCGNVGDSRCVMSICGHAKPLSFDHKPGNENESRRIIAAGGWVEFDRVNGNLALSRALGDFVFKRNTRKPPEEQIVTAVPDVTETEINSDCEFLLLACDGIWDVLTNQEVVDFVRTRIANKMDEGQICEELMNRCLAPDCSMGGLGCDNMTVVLVSLLQGKSYDELSAKCAKPKSDKCPFEME, from the exons TGGCGAATCA ATATGGAAGATGCACACACAATGATACTAAGTATTGATGGAGAGAATGCTTCTTTCTTTGCAGTTTATGATGGACATGGAG GAGCGAAGGTAGCACGATATGCTGGAGAGCATCTGCATCGAAAGCTAACCAACCAACCGACATACAAGACAGGAAACATCCACTTAGCAATCAGGGAATCATTCTTAAACTTAGATGAAGATATGCTAAAAG ATGAAACAATGAAAGATGAACCAGCCGGTACGACAGCTCTAGTCGCTgtgttgaaaaataataaagtttatTGT GGAAATGTAGGTGATTCACGTTGTGTGATGAGTATCTGTGGTCATGCGAAGCCTCTGTCGTTTGACCACAAACCGGGCAATGAGAACGAGAGTAGGAGAATAATCGCAGCTGGTGGATGGGTAGAATTTGATAGAGTAAATG GAAACCTTGCATTATCAAGAGCATTAGGAGATTTTGTCTTCAAAAGGAATACAAGGAAACCACCAGAGGAACAGATAGTGACGG CTGTACCCGATGTAACCGAAACAGAAATCAATTCCGATTGCGAGTTCTTATTATTAGCATGCGATGGTATCTGGGATGTGCTCACTAATCAGGAAGTAGTGGACTTTGTACGAACCAGGATAGCAAATAAGATGGATGAAGGACAG ATATGCGAAGAACTAATGAACAGATGTCTGGCTCCGGATTGCTCGATGGGCGGGCTTGGATGCGATAACATGACGGTGGTCCTGGTTAGCTTGCTTCAAGGAAAATCATACGATGAACTCAGTGCCAAGTGCGCGAAACCAAAGTCAGACAAGTGTCCGTTTGAGATGGAGTAA